The Winogradskyella schleiferi genome contains the following window.
ATTTTAGTTGTTGCTGAACCCATAAAAAAGCGCTCTAAAAGACTTTCTGGTTGCACTAATAATATCATAAGATCAATTTGGTGGGTCTGTATATAGCAATCAACAACGTAGTTCATTGGTATATCATTTACTATGTGGTATTCGGAATCTGTATTTTTAAGAAAATTACCTAAATCTTTTTTATCCTTCTGGTCTTCTAGTAAGTTGTCACTATTGGGTATAATTCGCAGAAGATGTACTTTTTTACTGAACCTATCAGTGAATTTAGAAGCCTTATTAAAGGCATTACCACTCAAGGTGTCTTCAACATCTAATGGTAAAAGAATTTCATTTGCTTTTCTAAAATCAAATCCTTTAGGAACCACCAAGGTTGGACAATCAATAGTTCTAATAACATTTATAGTATTACTGCCAAAAACTACTTCTTTAGCACCAGTAACGCCATTTGTTCCCATGACAATTAAATCTATAGATTTTGTTTTTATGACCTGATTAATAGCATCAGTTAAATTATCAAAGTCAACAATAGTATTAAATGTAAAGTTTTCAGAATTCAGCCTTGTTTTCAAATCCAATACCATACGATCCAACTCCTCTTTTCCATCTTTGACAATTGTATTATAGATACTTTCATTTCCTATAGCCATAAGATCATCAGTTGTATAGGAGTCCGAACTTTTGACATGAAGTACAAAGAAATCACAGGAATCCCCTTTAAATAAATGCATT
Protein-coding sequences here:
- a CDS encoding universal stress protein, whose product is MKHILLLTDFSENSLNAIDYSMHLFKGDSCDFFVLHVKSSDSYTTDDLMAIGNESIYNTIVKDGKEELDRMVLDLKTRLNSENFTFNTIVDFDNLTDAINQVIKTKSIDLIVMGTNGVTGAKEVVFGSNTINVIRTIDCPTLVVPKGFDFRKANEILLPLDVEDTLSGNAFNKASKFTDRFSKKVHLLRIIPNSDNLLEDQKDKKDLGNFLKNTDSEYHIVNDIPMNYVVDCYIQTHQIDLMILLVQPESLLERFFMGSATTKISNSIRVPLLVFHT